Below is a genomic region from Pseudanabaena yagii GIHE-NHR1.
GATCGCTAAGCAAACCGCCATAGGGCTTAAACACCTGCATAGCAATGGTATCTATCACCAAGATATTAAGCCTTCTAATCTCTTGATTACTAACATTGATAATATTAAGAATCAAGAGATCTGCGTTAAGATTATTGATTTTAATATTGCCGCATCAGAACAGAATGAATCTCCCACTAGTGCAGGGACTCAGCGCTATTTGCCTCCTGACTTTAACTTTCAGGACTCAGCATCACTAGAAGCAAAAATTGATCGAGATCTCTACGCTCTTGGTATTACCTTTTACGAATGTTTAACAGGGCATTATCCTTTTGATGGAGGATTTCCTGCACACAACCATTTGCCTATCCATCCTGACACTCTAGGTTTAGCTGTAAATATTCCTGAGAGATTGACCATCTTACTTAACAAGGCAATTGCTCCCAAAAGAGGCGATCGCTTTAAATCTAGCAATGAATTTCTAGAAGCTTTAGAGCAATGTTTTGAACAATTACCAACTAGTATTCTCTCCCCAGAAAAGATTGAAATTAGAGCAGAAACTCCCAAAACTCAACTAATATCACACACAAGTCCCATCATCGATGCCAAAAACTTTTTTTCGAGCCGTCAAAACCCAATTACTTTACCCCATCAAACACCAGACAAATTCACCGTTACCCTCGATCCGACCGATAGCTATCAAGTTCCTAACGGCTATCGAATCATCTCTACAGAATTAGAATGGTTGCAGTACTTTCACATTAAAGAACTAGAAGACCCTCAGCATTATTGGATTTCTGGTCATTATCTCTGTAATCTCACGCGCAAATGGTTAGAGTTGCACGAGTTATCTCACACCATCGCCGACGAAAAGCAAGAGCCAATCATTTATTTACAAGCACTCCTTGGTGATTCCATTGACTTAACTCAATGGCAATCGCCATCTCTAGAAAACTATCTATATTCCTTATGCGATCGCCTTAGACATTACCAAGTAACTAAACCCAAAGCCGATCCAATTATCGAACTTCTAGCCGATATTACAGAAAATCATCAAATTTGGACTGATGCACCAAGCATCAATCACCTTGCTCAATGGCTATTAATCGATATACATGATAATTTTCAGCCCTTTGAACAATACTGGCAGCAGGTTATTACTCAAACAATTCACGATTCTCAACTAGCTGCTGCCTATGCAATAGATGATAAACAAGAACTATTGCGTAAGTGGATTGGTCTAGATTCTTCCAGCAACTTAGCAAAAGACTTAGGGGAGTTTCCTTTCAGTATTCCTGATTCATTAGCCAAAGAATTAAATAATCATTGGCAGCAAAAAATTCTTGAATCTGAAGGCAAGATTTTAGATACAATTTCTCCCGATTTACCAAATATTCAACAGATTATCAACTTAGCCTATGATTTATCTATTAAACATCCTGAACTAATTGTAAGCGATCGTATTCATCGTTTACCCTATTCAGTTTCACAGCGTCATAAGCTCTTAAATCTATTACCTCCAGATTTACCACAAGCACTTGATCTGAATGTATCTGTCAATGAGGCAATTAATTGGGTAACAGAGAAGTATCTACCATTCAGACAGTGGGAGCTAACAGTTGCTAAGAAATCTATCAATGAAAGGGAAAGCGATCGCCTCGGCGAAAGTTTTGCCCATTGGCTATATCAGCAATATCCCAATCTCAAGACTCAATCTGTTGCCGAATCACCTCTCAACTACAGTACAGCCCATCTAGTAACTCAACTAGCCAAACATAACCCTGTGTTATGGGTAGTCATTGATGGTTTAGGATGGCTAGATCATCAGGAATTACTACAATATTTAACTGAAAGTAACTCATCACAAAACAAATTAAAACTAGAGACAGAGTTATCACCACGCATTAGTATCTTGCCAACAAAAACAGAATATGCAAAATGGAGTCTTTACACACAATTACCCTGCGATCGCTCCGATTGGTCGCCAGAAATGGCACAAGCTTTTCCGCAAATGGGCATAGGCGATCGCTATACTGATGGTCGCACGAGTGTACTTTATGATGATTTACGCAAAGCGAAACATTCGCTTTTTTGTTGGGATACTGAGCAACTCGATCATCTCTACCATGAATCTAGAGATTGGGATAGTCTTTACCAAAGCGATCGCCCTGCTACATTACGCAAACTGGCTGATCAAATACATTACTGCATTCAACAACATCCACAACCAGAGAGCTTAAAAGTCGTGATAGCCAGCGACCACGGACAACTAATGGGGGAAGTACCTCTACTACCAAACCCACCGCTTGATGTTAATGGCTCAGGTAGAATCGCGATCGGGCGTACAGAAGATCTACGCTGCTTTGTCTTAAGTGCTAAAGCTTTCGGACTTCCCGAAGATATTAGTGTTCCTAAAAATGGGTCTTGCTTCAGCACTTTTCAAAAAACATCTCGGGGCATGGGCATTGGTTTACATGGTGGACTTTTCCCCGAAGAAGCTATTGTTGGTGTTTCCGTTCTATCCCAATCTATAGAAAGAAAACCGATAGTAATTAATCTATCTGGTAAAGGTAAAGCAAAACAAACCAGCAAACTATCGATTACCGTTGATAACCGACTCAATTCTATTGCTATTTGCAATCTGGTTTTATATATTCATGAATTGCCCACATTGCTTTATGGCAAAACTATTGCGCGTAAATTAGGCGGCGGACGCAAGGATACTTATCATATCGAAATTACTTTTCCCGAATTACCTCTTAACACTCAAAATGGAAGTAACTGTAAATATCAATTAACAGGAGAATTGCGCTATAACTTTACAGATACTGAGTCAGAAAGAATAGCTTTACCCAAAGATACATTTATTGAGATCGAACAGATGTTTAATAGTGGTTTCGCTGGAGGTCTAGATGAGTTCCTATAATGTCTCTAACTCTAGTTATCCGAATGAGCTTGTCCGCAACGTATTTGGAGATCTCTGTATTGACAAGCGGCGCTTTAATTCTAGTGGACTTAAAAATGCTGGAGTACCTAGCTTTGTAGCAGAATGGCTCATTGATAAAATTATTCAAGGTAATGCCGAGTTAGGCATAGCCGATATTGAAAAAATTAATAACTTCGTTCGCAAAGCTTTCCCGCGTAAAGATGATCGCCATGTCCTCAATTTCAAGCTTACTCAAGGTGAAGTCTTAAAGATCATTGCCCTCATGCAAGTACGAGTCCGACTAGAAAATAAAGGAGATCGCATCCCTGAACCCTTTGCTACAATTCCTTCACTAAATATTGAAGAATGTCGCATCGGCGTTGACTTAGTAGAACGTTATGAAAACCTGTTGAGACAAGGACTATGGGGGAAAATATCTCTATCCATGCAATCGGATGGCATTGTCGAAGTGATTGACTTTGACCCTTTCCAGTGTTCTGAAATTAACTTAACCGAATATGCCAAAGCGCGATCGCAGTTCACAACCGAGCAATGGCAAGATCTAATATTCTGCTCCATGGGATTTAATCCCGAATTAGCTGCCTATAGTACTACTGCCAAAAGTTGGGTACTAGCTAGATTGTTACCTCTAGTTGAATCCAATTATCACATCATGGAATTAGCGCCCAAAGGGACTGGGAAAAGCTTTATTTTTGAGAATATTAGTAATAAAGTAGCGCTAATTAGTGGTGGAAAAGTTACGCCTGCGCGTTTATTTATCAATGGCAAAAATAGAGAGATTGGACTGCTTGGTCGCCATGATGTAGTTGTGCTAGATGAGGTTCAAAGCCTCACGTTTGAGAATCCCGATGAAATTATTGGTCCTTTAAAAAACTACCTCGCAAGTGGGCGTTACAATCGTTCAGGGTTTGCGGATATTTCTAGTGACTGCTCACTAGTGATGCTTGCTAACATTGAACTTGATGAGCAATTACGACCTCGCAATGAGTTTAACTTATTGCAAGATCTACCGAAATTCTTCTCAGAAACGGCGCTACTTGATCGCTTCGCAGGTATTCTGCCTGGTTGGGAAATTCCCAAATTCAAAACTGAGGCGATCGCCACTCAAGTTGGTTTAAAAACAGACTTTTTTGGCGAAGCGCTTCTTGCCCTACGTCGTGATAATCGTTTTGCTTCTTACGTCAGTCAACATACTAGTTTTGACAAAAATACAACTATTCGAGATCAACAAGCCATTCAGCGATCGGCTTCAGGCTTCTTAAAAATTCTCTATCCCCATCTCGAATTAACCCTAATCGATTACCAAAGAGATTGTCTAGAGCCTGCGATTCGTTTACGGCAAATTGTGCGCGATCAGCTATATCACCTTGACGATGAGTTCAAGCAAAATGGCAAAACTATTTATGCTGAAGTGCAATGAATTCATCTAAATGTGTTAACAGCGATCGCCCCATTTATCTTGATTACCACGCCACCACACCCGTTGATCCGCGTGTCGCTTCCGTAGTCATGGAATATATACTGACAGAATTTGGCAATGCCAGCAGTATTGACCATACCTATGGAGACAAAGCCGATCTCGCTGTCAAACAATCCGCCAAACAAGTCGCTGATTTAGTCGGAGCCTTACCTAGAGAAGTAATTTTTACATCGGGTGCGACTGAAAGCATTAATCTCGTGCTGCAAGGATTAACCCAAAAATCACCTAGCCCCCATAAGCTAAAAATTGCAGTATTACCCATAGAACACAAAGCTGTTCTTGATACTTGTGATGCCCTAGTCAAGAAGGGAATTGCAGAGATGATCCTTTTAAAAGTCGATCGCCAAGGCAGACTAGACCTCGAACATTTAGAAACAAATTGCTCTCAAGGCATAGATTTAATTTGTGTGATGGCAGCCAATAATGAGATCGGCACTATTTACCCAATGCCAGAAATTGGCGCGATCGCCCAACGTTATAACCTGCCCTTTCTTTGTGATGCTACCCAAGCCGTTGGCAAAATCCCTATTAACTTTCGCGATTGGGGCATTACCTACTTGGCACTATCAGGACATAAAATGTATGCCCCTAAAGGTATTGGCGCATTAATTTTGCGTAAAGGCTATCATCTTCAACCATTAATTTATGGTGGTGGACAGCAAAAAGGTATCAGAGCAGGGACGCTCAACGTCTCAGGTATTGCTGGTCTGGGTGAAGCTTGCCGCTTGCGTCAGCAAGAAATGTTAGCCGACGAACTAGTAATTGCGGCTAAACGTGATCGCCTCCAATCTTTATTACTAGAAAGTATTCCCGATCTAACAATCAATGGTGATCTCCTTAACCGACTGGCGGGAAACCTACATATTTCCGTCCCAAATATTCTCAATAAAGC
It encodes:
- the mads6 gene encoding methylation-associated defense system protein kinase MAD6; protein product: MARHIAIGQVANEFEDNAIKFLKSKLPETFTIFSNFEIKQGKEIYEIDLAIIAPQCVFVVDIKNIVGHIDIYDKWYPENREPFTSPLAKLRQHAKVVSSLISDSNKAQSHTLKKIHVQAVVLITSLETTITDHNGKDEDSITYLRESVEFFKSSHLIPDHRLQDIHTYSSAIEKAIRGKTQPKSAPTFYRDWQLEQKLSSSDRLEEYHARHSLISTRTARLKIYLAEPYPDPENPDPDKKRILTTFAALSQIDHPNIQKIRDFFETEDKDRFILVLDEIKGRPLSQAIPLLSTAQKFDLLNQILGAIEYVHEHEIIHRNLSPDCILITHNKGQAIITGFEYARNRDRTHTIADEIIDSIDYKYQPPECQQDPAKASIASDLFSIGAIFYYVFTGKKLFENVQELQSRSLCYLEAPSQLNPELPISFDKWLQKICAKNPQERFASADAARQALTPIATSEAIDLANLPQDYLINNQYLVKEKLGKVGSFCVTYKVWETTAEVYEVLKLVLRDRYSLYDRAKQEYKILRNLPEYPHIVKVRNAGQLADETPFIVFDYVEGKDLTSFMSEIDISQEQAIAIAKQTAIGLKHLHSNGIYHQDIKPSNLLITNIDNIKNQEICVKIIDFNIAASEQNESPTSAGTQRYLPPDFNFQDSASLEAKIDRDLYALGITFYECLTGHYPFDGGFPAHNHLPIHPDTLGLAVNIPERLTILLNKAIAPKRGDRFKSSNEFLEALEQCFEQLPTSILSPEKIEIRAETPKTQLISHTSPIIDAKNFFSSRQNPITLPHQTPDKFTVTLDPTDSYQVPNGYRIISTELEWLQYFHIKELEDPQHYWISGHYLCNLTRKWLELHELSHTIADEKQEPIIYLQALLGDSIDLTQWQSPSLENYLYSLCDRLRHYQVTKPKADPIIELLADITENHQIWTDAPSINHLAQWLLIDIHDNFQPFEQYWQQVITQTIHDSQLAAAYAIDDKQELLRKWIGLDSSSNLAKDLGEFPFSIPDSLAKELNNHWQQKILESEGKILDTISPDLPNIQQIINLAYDLSIKHPELIVSDRIHRLPYSVSQRHKLLNLLPPDLPQALDLNVSVNEAINWVTEKYLPFRQWELTVAKKSINERESDRLGESFAHWLYQQYPNLKTQSVAESPLNYSTAHLVTQLAKHNPVLWVVIDGLGWLDHQELLQYLTESNSSQNKLKLETELSPRISILPTKTEYAKWSLYTQLPCDRSDWSPEMAQAFPQMGIGDRYTDGRTSVLYDDLRKAKHSLFCWDTEQLDHLYHESRDWDSLYQSDRPATLRKLADQIHYCIQQHPQPESLKVVIASDHGQLMGEVPLLPNPPLDVNGSGRIAIGRTEDLRCFVLSAKAFGLPEDISVPKNGSCFSTFQKTSRGMGIGLHGGLFPEEAIVGVSVLSQSIERKPIVINLSGKGKAKQTSKLSITVDNRLNSIAICNLVLYIHELPTLLYGKTIARKLGGGRKDTYHIEITFPELPLNTQNGSNCKYQLTGELRYNFTDTESERIALPKDTFIEIEQMFNSGFAGGLDEFL
- the brxL gene encoding BREX system Lon protease-like protein BrxL, which gives rise to MSSYNVSNSSYPNELVRNVFGDLCIDKRRFNSSGLKNAGVPSFVAEWLIDKIIQGNAELGIADIEKINNFVRKAFPRKDDRHVLNFKLTQGEVLKIIALMQVRVRLENKGDRIPEPFATIPSLNIEECRIGVDLVERYENLLRQGLWGKISLSMQSDGIVEVIDFDPFQCSEINLTEYAKARSQFTTEQWQDLIFCSMGFNPELAAYSTTAKSWVLARLLPLVESNYHIMELAPKGTGKSFIFENISNKVALISGGKVTPARLFINGKNREIGLLGRHDVVVLDEVQSLTFENPDEIIGPLKNYLASGRYNRSGFADISSDCSLVMLANIELDEQLRPRNEFNLLQDLPKFFSETALLDRFAGILPGWEIPKFKTEAIATQVGLKTDFFGEALLALRRDNRFASYVSQHTSFDKNTTIRDQQAIQRSASGFLKILYPHLELTLIDYQRDCLEPAIRLRQIVRDQLYHLDDEFKQNGKTIYAEVQ
- a CDS encoding cysteine desulfurase family protein; its protein translation is MNSSKCVNSDRPIYLDYHATTPVDPRVASVVMEYILTEFGNASSIDHTYGDKADLAVKQSAKQVADLVGALPREVIFTSGATESINLVLQGLTQKSPSPHKLKIAVLPIEHKAVLDTCDALVKKGIAEMILLKVDRQGRLDLEHLETNCSQGIDLICVMAANNEIGTIYPMPEIGAIAQRYNLPFLCDATQAVGKIPINFRDWGITYLALSGHKMYAPKGIGALILRKGYHLQPLIYGGGQQKGIRAGTLNVSGIAGLGEACRLRQQEMLADELVIAAKRDRLQSLLLESIPDLTINGDLLNRLAGNLHISVPNILNKAIISRIRDQLAIATGSACSSGIEAASHVLQAINLPTHLIEGALRISIGKFTTDAEIDRAANILITAVHSTQQIIRS